Proteins co-encoded in one Equus caballus isolate H_3958 breed thoroughbred chromosome 31, TB-T2T, whole genome shotgun sequence genomic window:
- the ZC3H12D gene encoding probable ribonuclease ZC3H12D isoform X2 — MEIKKPSLAGESSWLWTGSGTEDTPTSKFLSPPGGKTHQGLIRLLEHVLEELERQAVLVYTPSRKVNGKRVVCYDDRYIVKVAYEQDGIIVSNDNYRDLQSENPEWKWFIEQRLLMFSFVNDRFMPPDDPLGRRGPTLSNFLSRKPKPPEPSWQHCPYGKKCTYGIKCKYYHPERPPHAQLAVADELRAQTRAWRGAGADEERPRGARAVVRAEQGAPRGAPAAAWPGPREPGTRSLPGARRAADVAALEGGFSRLAFRDDTGPRGPPPPGPGCALAPGPRGPDWVAPGASRSPPALPGLLTPPSASGPQVALRGGVGPGDPQGDLLPQRRQPADPWALPQGAGRFPGRSAWAESRWGDNAFVGPSGSAPRAAAGDMDARARTRTALCSIFPPQEVDRVMALFPALSDVTKLILLIQRLQRSGAPVGIPSGASPSHRK; from the exons ATGGAAATAAAGAAGCCTTCTCTTGCCGGGGAATCCAGCTGGCTGTGGACTGGTTCAGGGACAGAGGACACACCTACATCAAAGTTTTTGTCCCCTCCTGGAGGAAAGACCCACCAAGGTCTGATACGCCTATTAGAG CACgtgctggaggagctggagaggcAGGCGGTGCTTGTGTACACCCCGTCCCGCAAGGTGAACGGCAAGCGGGTGGTCTGCTATGATGACCGCTACATCGTGAAGGTGGCCTATGAGCAGGATGGCATCATTGTCTCCAACGACAACTACCGGGACCTGCAGAGCGAGAACCCCGAGTGGAAGTGGTTCATCGAGCAGAGGCTGCTCATGTTTTCCTTCGTCAACGACCG ATTCATGCCTCCTGACGACCCCCTGGGCCGCCGGGGACCCACCCTGAGCAACTTCCTGAGCAGGAAGCCGAAGCCCCCGGAGCCGTCCTGGCAGCACTGCCCCTACG GCAAGAAGTGCACCTACGGCATCAAGTGCAAGTACTACCACCCGGAGAGGCCGCCCCACGCGCAGCTCGCGGTGGCCGACGAGCTGCGCGCGCAGACGCGGGCCTGGCGGGGCGCGGGTGCTGACGAGGAGCGGCCGCGGGGCGCGCGGGCGGTGGTCCGGGCGGAGCAGGGGGCTCCCCGGGGCGCCCCCGCCGCAGCCTGGCCCGGCCCCCGGGAGCCTGGCACGCGCAGCCTGCCCGGGGCGCGGCGGGCAGCGGACGTGGCGGCCCTGGAGGGCGGCTTCTCGCGGCTCGCCTTCCGCGACGACACCGGGCCCCGCGGGCCGCCCCCTCCGGGCCCCGGCTGCGCCCTCGCGCCCGGGCCGCGCGGTCCAGACTGGGTGGCGCCCGGAGCCTCGCGGTCCCCGCCGGCCCTGCCCGGCCTCCTGACCCCCCCGAGTGCGTCCGGCCCGCAGGTCGCGCTGCGGGGTGGGGTCGGCCCCGGGGACCCGCAGGGCGACCTGCTCCCCCAGCGCCGGCAGCCCGCCGACCCGTGGGCCCTTCCCCAGGGGGCCGGCCGCTTCCCGGGCCGCTCGGCCTGGGCGGAGTCCCGCTGGGGCGACAACGCCTTCGTGGGACCCTCGGGGTCCGCGCCCCGCGCCGCGGCCGGCGACATGGACGCTCGCGCCCGGACGCGCACCGCGCTCTGCAGCATCTTCCCGCCCCAGGAGGTGGATCGCGTCATGGCCCTGTTCCCCGCGCTCTCCGACGTCACCAAGCTTATCCTCCTCATCCAGAGATTGCAGAGGTCCGGTGCTCCCGTGGGAATCCCCTCAGGGGCTAGTCCAAGCCACCGCAAGTGA